A window of the Mucilaginibacter sp. cycad4 genome harbors these coding sequences:
- a CDS encoding biotin--[acetyl-CoA-carboxylase] ligase has translation MQNNIFSGLFVGQNLVTIKQVDSTNSFLKNLLSNSKPVPEGTVIMAEEQYAGRGQQQNTWHSEPGKNLTFSLLLKPHFLPVDAQFDLNRAVSLGVHYALQPILGDQLKIKWPNDIYYGDRKLGGMLIENTIQGGQLKDSIIGIGLNINQENFPTGASNATSVKQILQKDYDLTLLLSEICKHIEVYYLKLKAGQVDFVRNSYLSRLYWLNEVKSFESNNGVFNGTVKNVLPNGLLVIEDTNGQQSEFNLKELKFLNK, from the coding sequence TTGCAAAATAACATATTTTCAGGATTATTTGTTGGTCAAAATTTAGTAACAATTAAACAAGTTGACTCAACAAATAGTTTTCTTAAAAATCTACTGTCAAATTCCAAGCCAGTACCCGAAGGTACGGTCATTATGGCAGAAGAGCAATATGCAGGCCGTGGCCAGCAACAAAATACCTGGCATAGCGAACCCGGAAAAAACCTTACTTTCAGTCTTTTATTAAAGCCTCATTTTTTACCCGTTGATGCCCAGTTTGACCTTAACCGCGCGGTAAGTTTAGGCGTGCACTATGCCCTGCAACCCATTTTAGGCGACCAGCTAAAAATAAAATGGCCCAATGATATTTATTATGGCGACAGGAAACTTGGCGGTATGCTCATTGAAAACACCATACAAGGCGGGCAACTCAAAGACTCCATTATTGGCATAGGATTGAACATAAACCAGGAAAATTTCCCAACTGGCGCCTCAAATGCCACCTCTGTCAAACAAATCTTACAAAAGGATTATGATTTAACACTGTTATTATCTGAAATTTGCAAACACATTGAGGTATACTACCTTAAACTTAAGGCCGGACAGGTTGATTTTGTAAGGAATAGTTACTTAAGCCGACTATATTGGTTAAACGAGGTTAAAAGCTTTGAGTCAAACAATGGGGTTTTCAATGGTACTGTTAAAAATGTACTGCCGAATGGCTTGCTGGTTATTGAAGATACTAACGGGCAGCAATCGGAGTTTAACCTTAAAGAATTGAAATTTTTAAATAAATAA
- a CDS encoding protein-disulfide reductase DsbD domain-containing protein — MKKLLVLVTALIISAGAYAQIESPVRWSYAAKKVNDKEAVVFLKATIQSGWHIYSQTVKDGGPIKTSFDFTPSKLYAAVGKTTEPTPVTKYEKSFSMNVSYFEKEVVFSQKISLKSPKATAVTGKLTYMTCNDMKCLPPEDVDFTIPLGK, encoded by the coding sequence ATGAAGAAACTATTGGTATTGGTAACTGCGCTCATCATCAGCGCCGGCGCTTACGCCCAGATCGAATCGCCGGTGAGGTGGTCATACGCGGCAAAAAAGGTAAATGATAAAGAAGCGGTAGTTTTTTTAAAAGCAACCATACAAAGCGGCTGGCACATTTATTCACAAACCGTAAAAGACGGCGGCCCAATCAAAACCTCATTTGACTTTACCCCATCAAAATTATATGCTGCTGTTGGCAAAACTACCGAACCAACTCCGGTAACCAAATACGAAAAATCATTCAGCATGAATGTTAGCTACTTTGAAAAGGAAGTTGTTTTTAGCCAAAAGATCAGTTTAAAATCACCCAAAGCAACAGCAGTTACAGGTAAATTAACCTACATGACCTGTAACGACATGAAATGCCTGCCGCCCGAAGATGTTGATTTCACTATCCCTTTAGGTAAATAA
- the rsfS gene encoding ribosome silencing factor, protein MVKNKVLSESAFISELAIHGIQEKKGNDIIRLDLRNIFSSVADYFVICHADSSTQVKAIANSIEDEIFKATQTEPWRKEGLEYGEWILLDYVDVVIHVFRTDKREFYGVEDLWGDADIKYYKSA, encoded by the coding sequence ATGGTAAAAAACAAAGTGTTAAGTGAATCTGCCTTTATTTCAGAGCTGGCAATACATGGTATCCAGGAAAAAAAAGGTAACGATATTATCAGGTTAGACCTTCGTAATATATTCAGTTCGGTAGCAGATTATTTTGTGATCTGTCATGCTGATTCGTCGACACAGGTAAAAGCTATAGCAAATAGCATTGAGGATGAAATTTTCAAAGCCACCCAAACCGAGCCCTGGCGCAAAGAGGGTCTTGAGTATGGCGAGTGGATACTGCTTGATTATGTGGATGTTGTGATCCACGTGTTCAGGACCGATAAACGTGAGTTTTATGGAGTGGAAGATTTGTGGGGCGATGCAGATATTAAATATTATAAAAGTGCATAA